Proteins encoded together in one Branchiostoma floridae strain S238N-H82 chromosome 18, Bfl_VNyyK, whole genome shotgun sequence window:
- the LOC118405527 gene encoding uncharacterized protein LOC118405527 — MSDNDMTSITSKLKHLQVWLGSKDDDKVGYGLALREAIITADHFMESEVLKGLGDLHLRKGRVRKDSAEFDKAAALYAAALLRCTDPDMGQTLEHRIGYMEKLSRQLLEGYSPQYRWLSPDYWGTADSNVLRVAEICERLDQKMKNQIWPSVQDIYTQELVTAIENGDVLLEQEILKSLGDSYFEEGKKTFSASRLSDAAAMYNKALKICEGQGAKETLRHRIRHLDRVKEAVKWKPSRKKSRPTELRRSRVEGQLGDTTGTDVKQGQPFRPDIQSQTRVHLDSVAPGAVQDEKDADSQYKDQIKEGDSSLARADLDSAEQHFAAALKMVHIRDSPAQQYQREVEPLCKLGDVYSKRGQQTGDGGDFVKAAALYNAAIARSEGQVLNGNLEITIIDVEKSFHTYCLGIQCSVIQDGTKRHKKQLKEMRDQIKLEMETIDQQLDPYVHDEDDPRVKQIEAKRAQAVRKLFENIAQQRKEFISQLVEECIGLMGPPPCKYALIGLGSQATGLVTPYSDLEFAILVEEESEEYLVYFRNLTHYLHLKVVNLGETILPALGIKSLNDFYSENPLDNWYYDSKYEE; from the exons ATGTCCGATAACGATATGACCAGCATAACAAGCAAGTTAAAGCACCTGCAGGTGTGGCTTGGGAGTAAGGACGATGACAAAGTCGGTTACGGACTGGCACTGAGAGAAGCCATTATTACAGCGGACCATTTCATGGAGTCAGAAGTCCTGAAAGGTCTTGGAGACCTGCATCTTCGGAAAGGAAGGGTTCGGAAAGATTCAGCAGAGTTTGACAAAGCTGCTGCCCTGTATGCTGCTGCCCTACtgcgctgcacagatccagacatgggacaaacactggaacatcgtatcggctacatggagaaactctccaGACAACTGCTGGAGGGGTACAGTCCACAGTACAGGTGGTTGTCACCAGACTACTGGGGTACTGCTGACAGCAATGTCTTAAGGGTGGCAGAAATCTGTGAAAGGTTGGACCAAAAAATGAAGAACCAAATATGGCCATCTGTACAGGATATCTATACACAAGAACTTGTGACTGCCATTGAAAATGGCGACGTGTTGTTGGAACAAGAGATTCTAAAATCTTTAGGAGATTCGTACTTTGAGGAGGGGAAGAAAACGTTTTCTGCATCACGACTGTCCGATGCAGCTGCCATGTACAACAAGGCACTGAAAATATGTGAGGGGCAAGGGGCAAAAGAAACTCTGCGCCATCGTATCAGGCACTTGGACAGGGTCAAGGAAGCAGTGAAATGG AAACCTTCCCGAAAGAAGTCAAGACCGACGGAGCTGAGAAGATCACGAGTAGAGGGCCAGTTGGGGGACACCACAGGAACTGACGTCAAGCAAGGCCAGCCTTTCCGTCCTGACATACAGAG cCAAACAAGAGTGCACCTGGATAGTGTTGCACCTGGAGCTGTTCAAGACGAAAAAGACGCCGACAG tcaGTACAAGGACCAAATAAAGGAGGGTGACTCCTCCCTTGCCAGAGCAGACCTGGACTCAGCAGAGCagcactttgcagctgcactcaagATGGTACATATCAGAG ATTCCCCAGCTcagcagtaccagagagaggtggagcccctgtgcaagttgggggatgtctacagtaagcgaggtcagcagacaggagacgggggagactttgtcaaagcagcagcactctacaatgcagcaatagccAGGTCAGAGGGTCAAGTCCTCAATGGTAACTTAGAAATAACTATTATAGATGTAGAGAAGTCATTTCATACATATTGCTTAGGCATTCAATGTAGTGTAATACAAGATGGTACAAAAAGACACAAGAAACAACTGAAGGAGATGCGGGaccagatcaagctggagatggaaaccattgaccagcagctggatccctatgtacatgatgaggatgacccaCGTGTCAAACAGATAGAGGCAAAACGAGCTCAGGCTGTCAGAAAGTTGTTTGAGAACATTGCACAACAAAGGAAGGAGTTCATCAGCCAGCTAGTAGAAGAGTGTATTGGGttaatgggtccccctccctgtaagtatgccctgataggattgggttcacaggccacaggactggtaactccatactcagacctggagtttgccatcttgGTTGAGGAAGAAAGTGAAGAATATCTTGTATATTTCCGTAACCTCACCCACTATCTCCACCTCAAGGtggtcaacctgggagaaaccatacTCCCAGCATTAGGAATAAAAAGCCTGAATGATTTCTACTCAGAGAACCCCCTtgacaactggtactatgactct AAATACGAGGAGTGA